A single window of Liolophura sinensis isolate JHLJ2023 chromosome 6, CUHK_Ljap_v2, whole genome shotgun sequence DNA harbors:
- the LOC135468958 gene encoding 5-hydroxytryptamine receptor 1D-like has product METSTGSDGFRMTTYLFNISMNSSVTDGDVDLCVKNSFRGRDFTQIPAVAYALVVIYCAVIVMSVFGNFIVIWTVWRNKHMHTVTNYYIVNLAVCDFLVSSFVMPLKLLEYTAPCHWHVFHIDAVCSFQYYLLPVFVFASVFTLVAISLERYYAIVHPLSSMKIHSKSRTRKIILATWIIPCILASPYLFCRSYSVTIHSELGTVTRQICNDKFDEIDVLMYGPESRGSGLFRTGFFMFLCVSMYIVPMLIIAVTCCRIAVSLLQPVVVKRHKSGSRGNPKEQDENKRKVARMVIVVAAVFAVCWSPQYIVTIISQIQKPSFLRKGNFFFTMLVTHLCGFLNSCINPFIYTLMSKKFRRHIKDTILTCVCCYRNKRLNGYRPQLSQRISSMFTSTMRASTITHSTTDMPLSHVNSEPEDISTSMAV; this is encoded by the exons ATGGAGACAAGCACAGGATCGGACGGCTTTCGGATGACAACATACCTCTTCAACATATCTATGAATTCCAGTGTTACAGACGGAGATGTGGATCTGTGCGTCAAAAACAGTTTCAGAGGGAGGGATTTCACTCAGATTCCAGCGGTGGCTTACGCTCTCGTTGTTATTTATTGTGCTGTGATAGTGATGTCTGTGTTTGGTAACTTCATCGTCATTTGGACAGTTTGGAGAAATAAGCACATGCACACCGTGACGAATTACTACATTGTTAACCTGGCCGTTTGTGACTTCCTCGTGTCTTCGTTCGTAATGCCGCTAAAGTTACTGGAGTACACAGCACCTTGTCACTGGCACGTGTTCCACATTGACGCCGTCTGCTCCTTTCAATACTACCTTCTGCCTGTCTTTGTTTTCGCCAGCGTGTTCACTCTCGTCGCTATTTCACTTGAAAG ATACTATGCTATAGTGCATCCCTTGAGCTCGATGAAGATCCACAGCAAATCCCGGACACGGAAGATCATTTTGGCCACCTGGATTATACCATGTATTCTAGCTTCTCCGTATCTATTTTGCCGTAGCTACTCGGTGACCATTCACAGCGAGTTAGGTACCGTGACCAGACAGATATGTAATGATAAGTTTGATGAGATAGACGTGCTGATGTACGGCCCAGAATCCCGAGGGTCAGGGTTGTTCCGGACCGGATTTTTCATGTTCCTGTGCGTGTCAATGTACATCGTCCCCATGCTAATCATTGCCGTCACGTGCTGTAGAATTGCAGTGTCTCTCCTCCAGCCAGTGGTCGTTAAGCGCCACAAATCAGGCAGTAGGGGGAACCCCAAGGAacaagatgaaaataaaagaaag GTTGCACGGATGGTGATAGTGGTAGCCGCCGTGTTTGCTGTCTGCTGGTCCCCGCAGTACATAGTCACAATTATCAGCCAAATTCAGAAACCCAGTTTTCTACGAAAGGGAAACTTTTTCTTCACCATGTTGGTCACGCATCTGTGTGGCTTTCTCAACAGCTGCATCAATCCTTTTATTTACACTCTGATGAGCAAGAAGTTTAGACGGCATATCAAGGACACCATTCTAACATGTGTTTGCTGTTACAGGAATAAGCGACTTAATGGCTACCGTCCGCAGTTGTCTCAGCGGATCTCGTCGATGTTTACCTCCACGATGAGAGCCTCGACCATAACCCATTCTACCACAGACATGCCACTGAGTCACGTCAACTCAGAGCCTGAGGATATCTCTACCAGCATGGCTGTCTAA